Part of the Synechococcales cyanobacterium T60_A2020_003 genome is shown below.
TCATCCTGGCATTTTACGCCGCAGAGCGGCGGGGAATCGACCCGCAGGGATTGAAGGATTACTCTACGCGGATGGGATTGCCAATGTCTTTCGCATGAATCCCAACGGTATCCTGTTTAGTGAGAATGCGTCGATTAATGTCGGAGGATCGTTTACGGCAACGACCGCCGATGCGATCGCCTTTGAGGATTTGGGAACATTCAATGCCCGCCCTCGCCAAAGCACAGACCCCCAACTACTGTCTGTTGACCCCTCGGCATTTTCCTTCCAAAGGGTTCCCGCTCCGATCGATGTCGCCACCAATGGTCTGAATCCTCTTCAGGTATTGGGCAACACAACGCTGCTGTTCCTGGGGGGGGATATTCACGTCGATTATTCTGCCCTATACGCACCAGGGGGAGGCTCGGTGCAACTGGTGAGTATTGGTGAACCGGGGGAAATTCTCTTTTCTTCGAATCCTCAGCTTTTTGATCTATCCATTCCACCTGACCTAGAGGGAGCAGATATCACCCTGCGCGACTCGACCCTTGATGTTCGCGCATTTGAACAGGGAGAGATGTTCTTTTTCGGGGACAATATTTCGATTAGCAATAGTGTCTTGCTAGGAGGAATTGGCGTAGATTTAGGATTTGAAGGGGCGATCGCCGGAGATCTGGTGTTCTCTGCAACAGACTCGCTCACCATTGACGCAGGCAGCGTCATCGGCAACAACATCTACACCGGAGCAATTGGCAACAGCGGTGACATTACCTTCACTGCTGCAGATACCATCCACATTGAAGATGTTGCCCGTATCACCTCTACATCTCTGAACACAGGTAACGCTGGTAACGTAGTTCTGAGGGCACGCGATTCGATAACGGTGGATAGAGCCTTAGTGCAAACGGATACGGGTCCTGATGAGGTGGGGCGATCGGAGGCCATCCAAACTCCTTGGGTCTCGCTTCCCTCAGCCCCTAGTTCAAGTTCCCAAGCGAATCATGGGGACACGACAGAAACCTCAACGAATCCTGAAGCGTCGTGGGTAGAAGCCCAGGCTTGGGTTGTCAATGCTCAAGGCCAAGTCGTGCTTACAGATTCTACTCCGGCAGATTTGGGTATTCCGTTGCGGTGTCGTCCGTAAGGAATGGGCGATCGCCCCTGTTCCCCAGCCCTGAATCTATCTTTTGTGGGATTTTAAGCTGCTCAAACTGTGGCACCGTATTAACGAACAGACAACAGGATGGAACTCTATGCAAGATATCTTGGCAAAAGAATTTCTGAATAATACAATTTCTGACTATCTCTTTGCCATTGGAACCCTGATCGGTGGCTTGATTGCGATCGCCATTCTTCGGAAAATTGGTCTTCATCGTCTGAGAAAATGGGCGATGCAAACCGAAAACACCATCGACGATGCCGCCATTCGAGCTGTCAAGAGATACATCGTGCCGCTATTTGCCCTAGGCGTAGTCTACATCAGCATTACGAGCCTCACCCTACAACCCCTTGCCCGACAGATCATCGATGTGATCAGTATTCTCCTAATGACGATTCTAATCGTGCAATTTTTGGGAGCATTGGTCACCTACAGCATTCGCCTCTATGCCTACTCCAAGCGAGACGAAGTTCCCAATCTGGAAATGAGCCTGAATGCCCTAGCTCCAGCCATTAAGGTCGTTCTGTGGTCGGTGGGTGTTATCTTTTTGCTGGATAACTTTGGCATGGATATCACCGCTATCGTTGCTAGTTTGGGAATTGGGGGTGTGGCGATCGCTCTTGCCTCCCAAGGATTCCTCCAAGATCTGTTTAGCTATTTTTCCATTCTCTTTGATCAGCCTTTTGAGATCGGAGACTTCATTAAAATTGGCGATAACGTCGTGGGAACGGTGGAATACATTGGCATTAAAACCACAAAGATTCGGAGCATCAGCGGTGAGCAGTTGATTTTGACCAACAGTGACCTAACGAGTGCCCGCATCCAAAATTTTAAGCGCATGGAACGTCGGCGCGTGGTCTTTCAGCTAGGCGTCACTTACGAAACGGGACTGGGGGCGCTAGAGCAAATTCCAGGCATTATTCGCACCATTATCGAATCCACTGAAAAC
Proteins encoded:
- a CDS encoding mechanosensitive ion channel family protein, which codes for MQDILAKEFLNNTISDYLFAIGTLIGGLIAIAILRKIGLHRLRKWAMQTENTIDDAAIRAVKRYIVPLFALGVVYISITSLTLQPLARQIIDVISILLMTILIVQFLGALVTYSIRLYAYSKRDEVPNLEMSLNALAPAIKVVLWSVGVIFLLDNFGMDITAIVASLGIGGVAIALASQGFLQDLFSYFSILFDQPFEIGDFIKIGDNVVGTVEYIGIKTTKIRSISGEQLILTNSDLTSARIQNFKRMERRRVVFQLGVTYETGLGALEQIPGIIRTIIESTENTLFDRAHFFSFGDFSLNFEVVYFVTTSDYNAYMDAQQHINLELKRSFAEQQIEFAYPTQVNYLTPTADSDSPSSNGQAKTIVQALKLDSDKRKP
- a CDS encoding filamentous hemagglutinin N-terminal domain-containing protein, translated to HPGILRRRAAGNRPAGIEGLLYADGIANVFRMNPNGILFSENASINVGGSFTATTADAIAFEDLGTFNARPRQSTDPQLLSVDPSAFSFQRVPAPIDVATNGLNPLQVLGNTTLLFLGGDIHVDYSALYAPGGGSVQLVSIGEPGEILFSSNPQLFDLSIPPDLEGADITLRDSTLDVRAFEQGEMFFFGDNISISNSVLLGGIGVDLGFEGAIAGDLVFSATDSLTIDAGSVIGNNIYTGAIGNSGDITFTAADTIHIEDVARITSTSLNTGNAGNVVLRARDSITVDRALVQTDTGPDEVGRSEAIQTPWVSLPSAPSSSSQANHGDTTETSTNPEASWVEAQAWVVNAQGQVVLTDSTPADLGIPLRCRP